In Calypte anna isolate BGI_N300 chromosome Z, bCalAnn1_v1.p, whole genome shotgun sequence, the following are encoded in one genomic region:
- the CAST gene encoding calpastatin isoform X1, whose amino-acid sequence MSEPVTGRQPLPAAHGDKKATGASSKPEEEKAEASEKKSGSADVSQSKTPAAGAPPAVKKQSPSVDASKPQIMEPSETKPTPTTKSEPGKSTQPNKASDSQNEQMSEERKKEPNDGKSQTSPSVTATSEANNAGKVTVTQSDQPPQATSTGTAKPKPEMSVVSGTAGAGAAGTSVVTAAEKSSAEAGMDESALDSLIDTLGGPEDDVPTSPVYTGPAVVDVVSSTYLEELGKREGSLPPKYVEMLKKIGDGKDGVPPKANEQDEKPMTDDELAEALSSDFTCTAASAEEESLTEKKPGKEGEIVQAQAASAVKTSAPPKEKKPKPQEEVKDDAMEALLDTLGGPQPEPKADLGPVVEVSEAKAKEKKEEKPGERDDAIPPEYRLTPELDKDGKPILPKPEDKPKPLSDSDLVDELSKDFSCPAQPAVQPSPPKPSSTPRKPADPVAAKPTEDEEVPRGTACSVQSAAPSAVSPVGHAADEALEALSSSLGQREPDPDEKKPVVDKVKEKTKQEERKKLGEDEETIPPEYRLTEAKDKDGKPLLSKPEEKPQPMSENDLLEGLTKGFSSSPSPSASLPKSTVIKKTKEAKKPTGSSDVISAATVSSVHTAAPLAFTSGGKEMDEALDLLSDSLGQREPDPDENKPVVDKVKEKAKSEHRDKLGERDDTIPPDYRKMLESGEQGNPAKATAEDNRKQKGKKKPTDDSAAIDALSGDFDTPEKAPAPPQHSKCRTKVGRKPSPRNQPQRKKENPKTLKRQGDSPPAANLRSRKQAKR is encoded by the exons aAGCAGTCCCCCTCTGTGGATGCATCAAAGCCACAAATTATGGAGCCATCTGAAACAAAG CCCACACCAACAACCAAATCAGAACCTGGAAAAAGCACACAGCCAAACAAG GCATCAGACTCTCAAAATGAACAGATGtctgaggagaggaaaaaggagccCAATGAT GGAAAAAGCCAAACCTCACCTTCTGTGACAGCAACTTCTGAAGCAAATAACGCAGGAAAAGTAACTGTAACTCAATCTGACCAGCCCCCACAAGCAACCTCCACAGGGACAGCAAAG CCTAAACCTGAGATGTCCGTGGTGTCTGGCACAGCTGGTGCAGGTGCAGCTGGCACAAGTGTGGTTACTGCAGCTGAGAAGTCCAGTGCTGAG GCTGGCATGGATGAGTCTGCACTAGACAGCCTGATAGACACCCTGGGTGGACCTGAAGATGATGTGCCTACAAGTCCTGTTTACACTGGCCCAGCAGTTGTG GATGTTGTATCCTCAACATACCTGGAAGAACTGGGTAAACGAGAGGGTTCTCTTCCTCCAAAGTATGTTGAAATGTTGAAG AAAATAGGGGATGGCAAAGATGGAGTCCCACCAAAAGCAAATGAGCAAGATGAA AAACCAATGACAGATGATGAGCTTGCAGAGGCCCTGTCATCTGACTTCACCTgtactgctgcttctgctgaagaAGAGAGCCTGACAGAG AAGAAACCaggcaaggaaggagaaattGTGCAAGCACAAGCAGCAAGTGCAGTCAAGACCTCAGCTCCTcctaaggagaaaaaaccaaaaccacaagaG GAAGTTAAAGATGATGCAATGGAAGCTCTTCTTGATACTCTTGGTGGACCTCAACCTGAACCTAAGGCAGATCTTGGTCCTGTTGTAGAGGTGTCAGAG gcaaaagccaaagagaaaaaagaagaaaagcctggAGAACGTGATGATGCAATACCTCCAGAATATAGGTTAACACCAGAACTG gATAAGGATGGAAAACCAATCTTACCAAAGCCTGAAGACAAACCTAAG CCTTTGAGTGACTCTGATCTTGTTGATGAACTTTCTAAAGACttctcctgccctgcacagccTGCAGTACAGCCTAGCCCCCCAAAGCCCAGCAGCACACCCAGG AAGCCTGCAGATCCTGTGGCTGCCAAGCCCACTGAGGATGAGGAAGTCCCTCGTGGCACAGCTTGCTCTGTGCAGtctgcagctccatcagctgTGTCTCCA GTTGGTCATGCAGCAGATGAAGCACTGGAAGCCTTGTCCAGCAGCCTAGGACAGAGAGAGCCTGACCCAGATGAAAAGAAACCTGTTGTGGACAAAGTTAAG gagaaaaccaaacaggaaGAACGCAAAAAGCTGGGTGAAGATGAAGAAACAATTCCTCCAGAGTACAGATTAACAGAagcaaaa gaTAAAGATGGAAAACCACTCTTATcaaaacctgaagaaaagcCCCAG CCTATGAGTGAAAATGATCTTTTGGAGGGTTTGACAAAAggattttcctcttctccatccccatctGCCTCATTACCTAAATCAACTGTAATAAAG AAAACCAAGGAGGCTAAGAAGCCCACAGGTTCCTCAGATGTTATCTCTGCTGCTACAGTTTCCTCAGTGCACACTGCAGCTCCTTTAGCTTTCACCTCA ggaggaaaagagatggATGAAGCCTTGGATCTGCTGTCTGATTCCCTAGGACAGAGGGAGCCTGACCCTGATGAGAACAAACCAGTTGTGGATAAAGTAAAG GAAAAGGCTAAATCTGAGCACAGAGACAAACTTGGAGAAAGAGATGATACTATCCCACCTGACTACAGAAAGATGCTCGAGTCAGGTGAGCAG GGGAACCCAGCAAAGGCAACAGCTGAGGATAAtaggaagcagaaaggaaaaaag aAGCCTACAGATGACTCTGCAGCTATTGATGCCCTGTCAGGTGACTTTGATACTCCTGAAAAGGCTCCTGCCCCACCACAGCACTCAAAG tgTAGGACAAAAGTGGGAAGGAAGCCATCACCACGAAACCAACcccaaaggaaaaaggaaaacccaaagACCCTAAAACG GCAAGGGGACAGTCCTCCAGCAGCAaatctgagaagcagaaaacaagcTAAACGTTAA
- the CAST gene encoding calpastatin isoform X2 produces the protein MSEPVTGRQPLPAAHGDKKATGASSKPEEEKAEASEKKSGSADVSQSKTPAAGAPPAVKKQSPSVDASKPQIMEPSETKPTPTTKSEPGKSTQPNKASDSQNEQMSEERKKEPNDGKSQTSPSVTATSEANNAGKVTVTQSDQPPQATSTGTAKPKPEMSVVSGTAGAGAAGTSVVTAAEKSSAEAGMDESALDSLIDTLGGPEDDVPTSPVYTGPAVVDVVSSTYLEELGKREGSLPPKYVEMLKKIGDGKDGVPPKANEQDEKPMTDDELAEALSSDFTCTAASAEEESLTEKPGKEGEIVQAQAASAVKTSAPPKEKKPKPQEEVKDDAMEALLDTLGGPQPEPKADLGPVVEVSEAKAKEKKEEKPGERDDAIPPEYRLTPELDKDGKPILPKPEDKPKPLSDSDLVDELSKDFSCPAQPAVQPSPPKPSSTPRKPADPVAAKPTEDEEVPRGTACSVQSAAPSAVSPVGHAADEALEALSSSLGQREPDPDEKKPVVDKVKEKTKQEERKKLGEDEETIPPEYRLTEAKDKDGKPLLSKPEEKPQPMSENDLLEGLTKGFSSSPSPSASLPKSTVIKKTKEAKKPTGSSDVISAATVSSVHTAAPLAFTSGGKEMDEALDLLSDSLGQREPDPDENKPVVDKVKEKAKSEHRDKLGERDDTIPPDYRKMLESGEQGNPAKATAEDNRKQKGKKKPTDDSAAIDALSGDFDTPEKAPAPPQHSKCRTKVGRKPSPRNQPQRKKENPKTLKRQGDSPPAANLRSRKQAKR, from the exons aAGCAGTCCCCCTCTGTGGATGCATCAAAGCCACAAATTATGGAGCCATCTGAAACAAAG CCCACACCAACAACCAAATCAGAACCTGGAAAAAGCACACAGCCAAACAAG GCATCAGACTCTCAAAATGAACAGATGtctgaggagaggaaaaaggagccCAATGAT GGAAAAAGCCAAACCTCACCTTCTGTGACAGCAACTTCTGAAGCAAATAACGCAGGAAAAGTAACTGTAACTCAATCTGACCAGCCCCCACAAGCAACCTCCACAGGGACAGCAAAG CCTAAACCTGAGATGTCCGTGGTGTCTGGCACAGCTGGTGCAGGTGCAGCTGGCACAAGTGTGGTTACTGCAGCTGAGAAGTCCAGTGCTGAG GCTGGCATGGATGAGTCTGCACTAGACAGCCTGATAGACACCCTGGGTGGACCTGAAGATGATGTGCCTACAAGTCCTGTTTACACTGGCCCAGCAGTTGTG GATGTTGTATCCTCAACATACCTGGAAGAACTGGGTAAACGAGAGGGTTCTCTTCCTCCAAAGTATGTTGAAATGTTGAAG AAAATAGGGGATGGCAAAGATGGAGTCCCACCAAAAGCAAATGAGCAAGATGAA AAACCAATGACAGATGATGAGCTTGCAGAGGCCCTGTCATCTGACTTCACCTgtactgctgcttctgctgaagaAGAGAGCCTGACAGAG AAACCaggcaaggaaggagaaattGTGCAAGCACAAGCAGCAAGTGCAGTCAAGACCTCAGCTCCTcctaaggagaaaaaaccaaaaccacaagaG GAAGTTAAAGATGATGCAATGGAAGCTCTTCTTGATACTCTTGGTGGACCTCAACCTGAACCTAAGGCAGATCTTGGTCCTGTTGTAGAGGTGTCAGAG gcaaaagccaaagagaaaaaagaagaaaagcctggAGAACGTGATGATGCAATACCTCCAGAATATAGGTTAACACCAGAACTG gATAAGGATGGAAAACCAATCTTACCAAAGCCTGAAGACAAACCTAAG CCTTTGAGTGACTCTGATCTTGTTGATGAACTTTCTAAAGACttctcctgccctgcacagccTGCAGTACAGCCTAGCCCCCCAAAGCCCAGCAGCACACCCAGG AAGCCTGCAGATCCTGTGGCTGCCAAGCCCACTGAGGATGAGGAAGTCCCTCGTGGCACAGCTTGCTCTGTGCAGtctgcagctccatcagctgTGTCTCCA GTTGGTCATGCAGCAGATGAAGCACTGGAAGCCTTGTCCAGCAGCCTAGGACAGAGAGAGCCTGACCCAGATGAAAAGAAACCTGTTGTGGACAAAGTTAAG gagaaaaccaaacaggaaGAACGCAAAAAGCTGGGTGAAGATGAAGAAACAATTCCTCCAGAGTACAGATTAACAGAagcaaaa gaTAAAGATGGAAAACCACTCTTATcaaaacctgaagaaaagcCCCAG CCTATGAGTGAAAATGATCTTTTGGAGGGTTTGACAAAAggattttcctcttctccatccccatctGCCTCATTACCTAAATCAACTGTAATAAAG AAAACCAAGGAGGCTAAGAAGCCCACAGGTTCCTCAGATGTTATCTCTGCTGCTACAGTTTCCTCAGTGCACACTGCAGCTCCTTTAGCTTTCACCTCA ggaggaaaagagatggATGAAGCCTTGGATCTGCTGTCTGATTCCCTAGGACAGAGGGAGCCTGACCCTGATGAGAACAAACCAGTTGTGGATAAAGTAAAG GAAAAGGCTAAATCTGAGCACAGAGACAAACTTGGAGAAAGAGATGATACTATCCCACCTGACTACAGAAAGATGCTCGAGTCAGGTGAGCAG GGGAACCCAGCAAAGGCAACAGCTGAGGATAAtaggaagcagaaaggaaaaaag aAGCCTACAGATGACTCTGCAGCTATTGATGCCCTGTCAGGTGACTTTGATACTCCTGAAAAGGCTCCTGCCCCACCACAGCACTCAAAG tgTAGGACAAAAGTGGGAAGGAAGCCATCACCACGAAACCAACcccaaaggaaaaaggaaaacccaaagACCCTAAAACG GCAAGGGGACAGTCCTCCAGCAGCAaatctgagaagcagaaaacaagcTAAACGTTAA
- the CAST gene encoding calpastatin isoform X4 yields MSEPVTGRQPLPAAHGDKKATGASSKPEEEKAEASEKKSGSADVSQSKTPAAGAPPAVKKQSPSVDASKPQIMEPSETKPTPTTKSEPGKSTQPNKASDSQNEQMSEERKKEPNDGKSQTSPSVTATSEANNAGKVTVTQSDQPPQATSTGTAKPKPEMSVVSGTAGAGAAGTSVVTAAEKSSAEAGMDESALDSLIDTLGGPEDDVPTSPVYTGPAVVDVVSSTYLEELGKREGSLPPKYVEMLKKIGDGKDGVPPKANEQDEKPMTDDELAEALSSDFTCTAASAEEESLTEKKPGKEGEIVQAQAASAVKTSAPPKEKKPKPQEEVKDDAMEALLDTLGGPQPEPKADLGPVVEVSEAKAKEKKEEKPGERDDAIPPEYRLTPELDKDGKPILPKPEDKPKPLSDSDLVDELSKDFSCPAQPAVQPSPPKPSSTPRKPADPVAAKPTEDEEVPRGTACSVQSAAPSAVSPVGHAADEALEALSSSLGQREPDPDEKKPVVDKVKEKTKQEERKKLGEDEETIPPEYRLTEAKDKDGKPLLSKPEEKPQPMSENDLLEGLTKGFSSSPSPSASLPKSTVIKKTKEAKKPTGSSDVISAATVSSVHTAAPLAFTSGGKEMDEALDLLSDSLGQREPDPDENKPVVDKVKEKAKSEHRDKLGERDDTIPPDYRKMLESGEQGNPAKATAEDNRKQKGKKKPTDDSAAIDALSGDFDTPEKAPAPPQHSKDKSGKEAITTKPTPKEKGKPKDPKTARGQSSSSKSEKQKTS; encoded by the exons aAGCAGTCCCCCTCTGTGGATGCATCAAAGCCACAAATTATGGAGCCATCTGAAACAAAG CCCACACCAACAACCAAATCAGAACCTGGAAAAAGCACACAGCCAAACAAG GCATCAGACTCTCAAAATGAACAGATGtctgaggagaggaaaaaggagccCAATGAT GGAAAAAGCCAAACCTCACCTTCTGTGACAGCAACTTCTGAAGCAAATAACGCAGGAAAAGTAACTGTAACTCAATCTGACCAGCCCCCACAAGCAACCTCCACAGGGACAGCAAAG CCTAAACCTGAGATGTCCGTGGTGTCTGGCACAGCTGGTGCAGGTGCAGCTGGCACAAGTGTGGTTACTGCAGCTGAGAAGTCCAGTGCTGAG GCTGGCATGGATGAGTCTGCACTAGACAGCCTGATAGACACCCTGGGTGGACCTGAAGATGATGTGCCTACAAGTCCTGTTTACACTGGCCCAGCAGTTGTG GATGTTGTATCCTCAACATACCTGGAAGAACTGGGTAAACGAGAGGGTTCTCTTCCTCCAAAGTATGTTGAAATGTTGAAG AAAATAGGGGATGGCAAAGATGGAGTCCCACCAAAAGCAAATGAGCAAGATGAA AAACCAATGACAGATGATGAGCTTGCAGAGGCCCTGTCATCTGACTTCACCTgtactgctgcttctgctgaagaAGAGAGCCTGACAGAG AAGAAACCaggcaaggaaggagaaattGTGCAAGCACAAGCAGCAAGTGCAGTCAAGACCTCAGCTCCTcctaaggagaaaaaaccaaaaccacaagaG GAAGTTAAAGATGATGCAATGGAAGCTCTTCTTGATACTCTTGGTGGACCTCAACCTGAACCTAAGGCAGATCTTGGTCCTGTTGTAGAGGTGTCAGAG gcaaaagccaaagagaaaaaagaagaaaagcctggAGAACGTGATGATGCAATACCTCCAGAATATAGGTTAACACCAGAACTG gATAAGGATGGAAAACCAATCTTACCAAAGCCTGAAGACAAACCTAAG CCTTTGAGTGACTCTGATCTTGTTGATGAACTTTCTAAAGACttctcctgccctgcacagccTGCAGTACAGCCTAGCCCCCCAAAGCCCAGCAGCACACCCAGG AAGCCTGCAGATCCTGTGGCTGCCAAGCCCACTGAGGATGAGGAAGTCCCTCGTGGCACAGCTTGCTCTGTGCAGtctgcagctccatcagctgTGTCTCCA GTTGGTCATGCAGCAGATGAAGCACTGGAAGCCTTGTCCAGCAGCCTAGGACAGAGAGAGCCTGACCCAGATGAAAAGAAACCTGTTGTGGACAAAGTTAAG gagaaaaccaaacaggaaGAACGCAAAAAGCTGGGTGAAGATGAAGAAACAATTCCTCCAGAGTACAGATTAACAGAagcaaaa gaTAAAGATGGAAAACCACTCTTATcaaaacctgaagaaaagcCCCAG CCTATGAGTGAAAATGATCTTTTGGAGGGTTTGACAAAAggattttcctcttctccatccccatctGCCTCATTACCTAAATCAACTGTAATAAAG AAAACCAAGGAGGCTAAGAAGCCCACAGGTTCCTCAGATGTTATCTCTGCTGCTACAGTTTCCTCAGTGCACACTGCAGCTCCTTTAGCTTTCACCTCA ggaggaaaagagatggATGAAGCCTTGGATCTGCTGTCTGATTCCCTAGGACAGAGGGAGCCTGACCCTGATGAGAACAAACCAGTTGTGGATAAAGTAAAG GAAAAGGCTAAATCTGAGCACAGAGACAAACTTGGAGAAAGAGATGATACTATCCCACCTGACTACAGAAAGATGCTCGAGTCAGGTGAGCAG GGGAACCCAGCAAAGGCAACAGCTGAGGATAAtaggaagcagaaaggaaaaaag aAGCCTACAGATGACTCTGCAGCTATTGATGCCCTGTCAGGTGACTTTGATACTCCTGAAAAGGCTCCTGCCCCACCACAGCACTCAAAG GACAAAAGTGGGAAGGAAGCCATCACCACGAAACCAACcccaaaggaaaaaggaaaacccaaagACCCTAAAACG GCAAGGGGACAGTCCTCCAGCAGCAaatctgagaagcagaaaacaagcTAA
- the CAST gene encoding calpastatin isoform X6, translated as MSEPVTGRQPLPAAHGDKKATGASSKPEEEKAEASEKKSGSADVSQSKTPAAGAPPAVKKQSPSVDASKPQIMEPSETKPTPTTKSEPGKSTQPNKASDSQNEQMSEERKKEPNDGKSQTSPSVTATSEANNAGKVTVTQSDQPPQATSTGTAKPKPEMSVVSGTAGAGAAGTSVVTAAEKSSAEAGMDESALDSLIDTLGGPEDDVPTSPVYTGPAVVDVVSSTYLEELGKREGSLPPKYVEMLKKIGDGKDGVPPKANEQDEKPMTDDELAEALSSDFTCTAASAEEESLTEKPGKEGEIVQAQAASAVKTSAPPKEKKPKPQEEVKDDAMEALLDTLGGPQPEPKADLGPVVEVSEAKAKEKKEEKPGERDDAIPPEYRLTPELDKDGKPILPKPEDKPKPLSDSDLVDELSKDFSCPAQPAVQPSPPKPSSTPRKPADPVAAKPTEDEEVPRGTACSVQSAAPSAVSPVGHAADEALEALSSSLGQREPDPDEKKPVVDKVKEKTKQEERKKLGEDEETIPPEYRLTEAKDKDGKPLLSKPEEKPQPMSENDLLEGLTKGFSSSPSPSASLPKSTVIKKTKEAKKPTGSSDVISAATVSSVHTAAPLAFTSGGKEMDEALDLLSDSLGQREPDPDENKPVVDKVKEKAKSEHRDKLGERDDTIPPDYRKMLESGEQGNPAKATAEDNRKQKGKKKPTDDSAAIDALSGDFDTPEKAPAPPQHSKDKSGKEAITTKPTPKEKGKPKDPKTARGQSSSSKSEKQKTS; from the exons aAGCAGTCCCCCTCTGTGGATGCATCAAAGCCACAAATTATGGAGCCATCTGAAACAAAG CCCACACCAACAACCAAATCAGAACCTGGAAAAAGCACACAGCCAAACAAG GCATCAGACTCTCAAAATGAACAGATGtctgaggagaggaaaaaggagccCAATGAT GGAAAAAGCCAAACCTCACCTTCTGTGACAGCAACTTCTGAAGCAAATAACGCAGGAAAAGTAACTGTAACTCAATCTGACCAGCCCCCACAAGCAACCTCCACAGGGACAGCAAAG CCTAAACCTGAGATGTCCGTGGTGTCTGGCACAGCTGGTGCAGGTGCAGCTGGCACAAGTGTGGTTACTGCAGCTGAGAAGTCCAGTGCTGAG GCTGGCATGGATGAGTCTGCACTAGACAGCCTGATAGACACCCTGGGTGGACCTGAAGATGATGTGCCTACAAGTCCTGTTTACACTGGCCCAGCAGTTGTG GATGTTGTATCCTCAACATACCTGGAAGAACTGGGTAAACGAGAGGGTTCTCTTCCTCCAAAGTATGTTGAAATGTTGAAG AAAATAGGGGATGGCAAAGATGGAGTCCCACCAAAAGCAAATGAGCAAGATGAA AAACCAATGACAGATGATGAGCTTGCAGAGGCCCTGTCATCTGACTTCACCTgtactgctgcttctgctgaagaAGAGAGCCTGACAGAG AAACCaggcaaggaaggagaaattGTGCAAGCACAAGCAGCAAGTGCAGTCAAGACCTCAGCTCCTcctaaggagaaaaaaccaaaaccacaagaG GAAGTTAAAGATGATGCAATGGAAGCTCTTCTTGATACTCTTGGTGGACCTCAACCTGAACCTAAGGCAGATCTTGGTCCTGTTGTAGAGGTGTCAGAG gcaaaagccaaagagaaaaaagaagaaaagcctggAGAACGTGATGATGCAATACCTCCAGAATATAGGTTAACACCAGAACTG gATAAGGATGGAAAACCAATCTTACCAAAGCCTGAAGACAAACCTAAG CCTTTGAGTGACTCTGATCTTGTTGATGAACTTTCTAAAGACttctcctgccctgcacagccTGCAGTACAGCCTAGCCCCCCAAAGCCCAGCAGCACACCCAGG AAGCCTGCAGATCCTGTGGCTGCCAAGCCCACTGAGGATGAGGAAGTCCCTCGTGGCACAGCTTGCTCTGTGCAGtctgcagctccatcagctgTGTCTCCA GTTGGTCATGCAGCAGATGAAGCACTGGAAGCCTTGTCCAGCAGCCTAGGACAGAGAGAGCCTGACCCAGATGAAAAGAAACCTGTTGTGGACAAAGTTAAG gagaaaaccaaacaggaaGAACGCAAAAAGCTGGGTGAAGATGAAGAAACAATTCCTCCAGAGTACAGATTAACAGAagcaaaa gaTAAAGATGGAAAACCACTCTTATcaaaacctgaagaaaagcCCCAG CCTATGAGTGAAAATGATCTTTTGGAGGGTTTGACAAAAggattttcctcttctccatccccatctGCCTCATTACCTAAATCAACTGTAATAAAG AAAACCAAGGAGGCTAAGAAGCCCACAGGTTCCTCAGATGTTATCTCTGCTGCTACAGTTTCCTCAGTGCACACTGCAGCTCCTTTAGCTTTCACCTCA ggaggaaaagagatggATGAAGCCTTGGATCTGCTGTCTGATTCCCTAGGACAGAGGGAGCCTGACCCTGATGAGAACAAACCAGTTGTGGATAAAGTAAAG GAAAAGGCTAAATCTGAGCACAGAGACAAACTTGGAGAAAGAGATGATACTATCCCACCTGACTACAGAAAGATGCTCGAGTCAGGTGAGCAG GGGAACCCAGCAAAGGCAACAGCTGAGGATAAtaggaagcagaaaggaaaaaag aAGCCTACAGATGACTCTGCAGCTATTGATGCCCTGTCAGGTGACTTTGATACTCCTGAAAAGGCTCCTGCCCCACCACAGCACTCAAAG GACAAAAGTGGGAAGGAAGCCATCACCACGAAACCAACcccaaaggaaaaaggaaaacccaaagACCCTAAAACG GCAAGGGGACAGTCCTCCAGCAGCAaatctgagaagcagaaaacaagcTAA
- the CAST gene encoding calpastatin isoform X3, whose translation MSEPVTGRQPLPAAHGDKKATGASSKPEEEKAEASEKKSGSADVSQSKTPAAGAPPAVKKQSPSVDASKPQIMEPSETKPTPTTKSEPGKSTQPNKASDSQNEQMSEERKKEPNDGKSQTSPSVTATSEANNAGKVTVTQSDQPPQATSTGTAKPKPEMSVVSGTAGAGAAGTSVVTAAEKSSAEAGMDESALDSLIDTLGGPEDDVPTSPVYTGPAVVDVVSSTYLEELGKREGSLPPKYVEMLKKIGDGKDGVPPKANEQDEKPMTDDELAEALSSDFTCTAASAEEESLTEKKPGKEGEIVQAQAASAVKTSAPPKEKKPKPQEEVKDDAMEALLDTLGGPQPEPKADLGPVVEVSEAKAKEKKEEKPGERDDAIPPEYRLTPELDKDGKPILPKPEDKPKPLSDSDLVDELSKDFSCPAQPAVQPSPPKPSSTPRPADPVAAKPTEDEEVPRGTACSVQSAAPSAVSPVGHAADEALEALSSSLGQREPDPDEKKPVVDKVKEKTKQEERKKLGEDEETIPPEYRLTEAKDKDGKPLLSKPEEKPQPMSENDLLEGLTKGFSSSPSPSASLPKSTVIKKTKEAKKPTGSSDVISAATVSSVHTAAPLAFTSGGKEMDEALDLLSDSLGQREPDPDENKPVVDKVKEKAKSEHRDKLGERDDTIPPDYRKMLESGEQGNPAKATAEDNRKQKGKKKPTDDSAAIDALSGDFDTPEKAPAPPQHSKCRTKVGRKPSPRNQPQRKKENPKTLKRQGDSPPAANLRSRKQAKR comes from the exons aAGCAGTCCCCCTCTGTGGATGCATCAAAGCCACAAATTATGGAGCCATCTGAAACAAAG CCCACACCAACAACCAAATCAGAACCTGGAAAAAGCACACAGCCAAACAAG GCATCAGACTCTCAAAATGAACAGATGtctgaggagaggaaaaaggagccCAATGAT GGAAAAAGCCAAACCTCACCTTCTGTGACAGCAACTTCTGAAGCAAATAACGCAGGAAAAGTAACTGTAACTCAATCTGACCAGCCCCCACAAGCAACCTCCACAGGGACAGCAAAG CCTAAACCTGAGATGTCCGTGGTGTCTGGCACAGCTGGTGCAGGTGCAGCTGGCACAAGTGTGGTTACTGCAGCTGAGAAGTCCAGTGCTGAG GCTGGCATGGATGAGTCTGCACTAGACAGCCTGATAGACACCCTGGGTGGACCTGAAGATGATGTGCCTACAAGTCCTGTTTACACTGGCCCAGCAGTTGTG GATGTTGTATCCTCAACATACCTGGAAGAACTGGGTAAACGAGAGGGTTCTCTTCCTCCAAAGTATGTTGAAATGTTGAAG AAAATAGGGGATGGCAAAGATGGAGTCCCACCAAAAGCAAATGAGCAAGATGAA AAACCAATGACAGATGATGAGCTTGCAGAGGCCCTGTCATCTGACTTCACCTgtactgctgcttctgctgaagaAGAGAGCCTGACAGAG AAGAAACCaggcaaggaaggagaaattGTGCAAGCACAAGCAGCAAGTGCAGTCAAGACCTCAGCTCCTcctaaggagaaaaaaccaaaaccacaagaG GAAGTTAAAGATGATGCAATGGAAGCTCTTCTTGATACTCTTGGTGGACCTCAACCTGAACCTAAGGCAGATCTTGGTCCTGTTGTAGAGGTGTCAGAG gcaaaagccaaagagaaaaaagaagaaaagcctggAGAACGTGATGATGCAATACCTCCAGAATATAGGTTAACACCAGAACTG gATAAGGATGGAAAACCAATCTTACCAAAGCCTGAAGACAAACCTAAG CCTTTGAGTGACTCTGATCTTGTTGATGAACTTTCTAAAGACttctcctgccctgcacagccTGCAGTACAGCCTAGCCCCCCAAAGCCCAGCAGCACACCCAGG CCTGCAGATCCTGTGGCTGCCAAGCCCACTGAGGATGAGGAAGTCCCTCGTGGCACAGCTTGCTCTGTGCAGtctgcagctccatcagctgTGTCTCCA GTTGGTCATGCAGCAGATGAAGCACTGGAAGCCTTGTCCAGCAGCCTAGGACAGAGAGAGCCTGACCCAGATGAAAAGAAACCTGTTGTGGACAAAGTTAAG gagaaaaccaaacaggaaGAACGCAAAAAGCTGGGTGAAGATGAAGAAACAATTCCTCCAGAGTACAGATTAACAGAagcaaaa gaTAAAGATGGAAAACCACTCTTATcaaaacctgaagaaaagcCCCAG CCTATGAGTGAAAATGATCTTTTGGAGGGTTTGACAAAAggattttcctcttctccatccccatctGCCTCATTACCTAAATCAACTGTAATAAAG AAAACCAAGGAGGCTAAGAAGCCCACAGGTTCCTCAGATGTTATCTCTGCTGCTACAGTTTCCTCAGTGCACACTGCAGCTCCTTTAGCTTTCACCTCA ggaggaaaagagatggATGAAGCCTTGGATCTGCTGTCTGATTCCCTAGGACAGAGGGAGCCTGACCCTGATGAGAACAAACCAGTTGTGGATAAAGTAAAG GAAAAGGCTAAATCTGAGCACAGAGACAAACTTGGAGAAAGAGATGATACTATCCCACCTGACTACAGAAAGATGCTCGAGTCAGGTGAGCAG GGGAACCCAGCAAAGGCAACAGCTGAGGATAAtaggaagcagaaaggaaaaaag aAGCCTACAGATGACTCTGCAGCTATTGATGCCCTGTCAGGTGACTTTGATACTCCTGAAAAGGCTCCTGCCCCACCACAGCACTCAAAG tgTAGGACAAAAGTGGGAAGGAAGCCATCACCACGAAACCAACcccaaaggaaaaaggaaaacccaaagACCCTAAAACG GCAAGGGGACAGTCCTCCAGCAGCAaatctgagaagcagaaaacaagcTAAACGTTAA